The following are from one region of the Nicotiana tabacum cultivar K326 chromosome 3, ASM71507v2, whole genome shotgun sequence genome:
- the LOC142175432 gene encoding uncharacterized protein LOC142175432, whose protein sequence is MGRISLLERKARESEKTVHEAEEIARGAQLEATNWKEQFENAQGTIEELQEDKNLLEQQNRGLTSELATVKASSSQLKRDKELLECSLSEQLSRASEEVRELKALLARKEEYAGELVQSLTQAQADLQTSSDEIHALKSSHASLEASLDSHLAEYQILKNDLAMWEKEYGLLEENFNIEVSWAFLKSRRDALTEDAQEGFDL, encoded by the coding sequence atgggaagaatttccctactggaaagaaaagcccgtgagtctgaaaagactgtccacgaggccgaagaaatagctaggggagcccagcttgaagcaaccaattggaaggagcagttcgagaatgctcaagggaccatagaggagttgcaagaagataaaaatctcctggagcagcaaaaccgtggtttaacttctgaactggcaactgtcaaagcctcttcaagccaattgaaaagagacaaagagcttttggaatgctctttgtcagaacaattatccagggctagtgaagaagttagggagctgaaggcacttttggctaggaaggaagaatatgcaggagagttagtgcaaagcttgactcaagctcaggctgacttacagacttcttctgacgagattcatgccttgaagagttctcatgcttctcttgaagcttcccttgattcccatttagctgaatatcaaatcttaaaaaacgatcttgctatgtgggaaaaggaatatggacttctagaggaaaattttaacatagaggtgagttgggctttcctgaaatctcgtcgtgatgctttgacAGAAGATGCTCAAGAAGGTTTTGACTTGTAG
- the LOC107811398 gene encoding pentatricopeptide repeat-containing protein At3g29230-like: MQMPTPIRAPTWVSRRRHFEQKLWDLDKCRDINQLKQMQAIVYKSNLQQDPFIAPKLITAFSLCRQMGSALKVFSQVPYPNVHLYNALIRAHIHNFNSSQAFATFVDMQCAGIFPDNFTFSFLLKGCSGKCWLSVVSMIHAHVVKWGFEDDIYVPNSLIDAYSKCGIVGVRTAGQLFRGMKERDVVSWNSMISALLKVGDLSEARKLFDEMPQRDRVSWNTMLDGYTKAGEMIVAFELFKKMPLRDVVSWSTMVSGYCKVGDLEMARMLFDKMPSKNLVSWTIMVSGYAEKGLVKEAIGLYMRMEEAGLKLDVAAIVSILAACAESGMLSLGKRVHDSVERSTYKFSTLVCNALIDMYAKCGCLHKAYNVFNGLKKRDLVSWNAMIHGLAMHGRGKKALELFFRMKQEGFVPDKVTLVGILCACNHTGLVDEGIIYFYSMEKDYGVIPEIEHYGCLIDLLGRGGYIKEAFDLARKMPLEPNIKIWGSLLGACRMHKAVELADDVLNLLVKLEPANAGKLSALSNIYAVAGDWNNVANIRLMMKSIGRPKQSGASLLALNDEYHEFTVMDKSHVKSDKIYHMIDGLSQHLKLLRPVPVGFCDE, from the coding sequence ATGCAGATGCCTACACCAATCCGAGCTCCTACTTGGGTCTCAAGGCGAAGACATTTCGAGCAGAAATTATGGGATTTAGACAAATGCAGAGACATTAACCAACTGAAGCAAATGCAAGCAATTGTATACAAATCCAATCTTCAACAAGACCCTTTCATTGCTCCCAAACTAATTACAGCTTTTTCTCTTTGTCGCCAAATGGGTTCTGCTTTAAAAGTCTTTAGTCAAGTACCTTACCCTAATGTGCATTTGTACAATGCTTTAATCAGAGCTCATATTCACAACTTTaactcatctcaagcttttgctACTTTCGTTGATATGCAGTGTGCTGGTATTTTTCCTGATAATTTTACCTTTTCGTTTCTGTTAAAGGGCTGTTCGGGGAAGTGTTGGTTGAGTGTTGTGAGTATGATTCATGCTCATGTTGTGAAATGGGGGTTTGAGGATGATATTTATGTGCCTAACTCTTTGATTGATGCATATTCTAAGTGTGGGATAGTTGGTGTACGAACTGCAGGTCAGTTGTTTCGAGGTATGAAGGAGAGAGATGTTGTTTCTTGGAATTCTATGATTAGTGCGTTGTTGAAAGTGGGTGATTTGAGCGAAGCGCGAAAGCTGTTCGATGAAATGCCTCAAAGAGACAGGGTTAGTTGGAATACTATGTTAGATGGATATACTAAGGCTGGGGAAATGATTGTGGCGTTTGAATTGTTTAAAAAGATGCCGTTGAGGGATGTTGTCTCTTGGTCCACGATGGTCTCGGGTTATTGTAAAGTGGGGGATTTGGAGATGGCTCGGATGTTGTTTGATAAGATGCCTTCCAAAAATCTTGTCTCGTGGACAATAATGGTATCAGGATATGCTGAAAAAGGCCTTGTAAAGGAGGCAATTGGGTTGTATATGCGAATGGAGGAGGCAGGTTTGAAGCTTGATGTTGCGGCTATTGTTAGCATTCTAGCTGCCTGTGCAGAATCGGGCATGCTTAGTTTGGGTAAAAGAGTGCATGATTCCGTCGAGAGGAGTACGTACAAGTTTAGTACTCTGGTTTGTAATGCCTTGATTGATATGTATGCCAAGTGCGGTTGCTTGCATAAGGCTTATAATGTCTTTAATGGGCTGAAAAAGAGAGATTTGGTTTCTTGGAATGCGATGATACATGGGTTGGCTATGCATGGACGTGGAAAGAAGGCACTTGAGCTTTTCTTTAGGATGAAGCAAGAAGGATTTGTGCCTGATAAAGTGACATTAGTTGGTATCTTGTGTGCGTGCAATCATACTGGTTTGGTGGATGAGGGAATAATTTATTTCTATTCTATGGAGAAAGATTATGGGGTAATACCTGAAATAGAACATTATGGTTGTCTTATTGATCTTTTAGGTCGTGGTGGCTATATTAAAGAAGCTTTTGATCTTGCACGAAAAATGCCACTTGAACCGAACATTAAAATTTGGGGTTCCCTTTTAGGGGCTTGCAGGATGCATAAAGCTGTTGAACTTGCAGATGACGTGCTTAACCTCCTAGTTAAATTAGAGCCGGCAAATGCTGGAAAACTGTCTGCACTGTCAAATATTTATGCTGTGGCAGGAGACTGGAATAATGTTGCTAACATAAGGTTGATGATGAAGAGCATTGGCAGGCCAAAGCAATCTGGTGCTAGCTTATTAGCATTGAATGATGAATACCATGAGTTCACAGTGATGgacaaatctcatgtcaaatcagACAAGATTTATCATATGATAGACGGATTAAGTCAGCATCTTAAATTACTCCGTCCTGTTCCAGTGGGTTTTTGTGATGAATGA